One segment of Podospora pseudopauciseta strain CBS 411.78 chromosome 5 map unlocalized CBS411.78m_5.2, whole genome shotgun sequence DNA contains the following:
- a CDS encoding uncharacterized protein (COG:S; EggNog:ENOG503P58C; antiSMASH:Cluster_1) → MSFHLSAQDIRVDDGHILRARLDNGEGEWVDAELDLNTVLGNNDGLFEWEGGDFAASAEGITFQLEGDENVPILRAGLTNMNGDVNWHDVNLAERITNNGGHFELQ, encoded by the exons ATGTCTTTCCATCTCTCTGCCCAGGACATCCGCGTCGATGACGGCCACATCCTCCGTGCCCGTCTCGACAACGGCGAGGGCGAGTGGGTTGACGCTGAGCTCGACCTCAACACCGTCCTTGGCAACAACGACG GCCTCTTTGaatgggagggtggtgacttCGCCGCCAGCGCCGAGGGTATCACCTTCCAGCTGGAGGGTGACGAGAACGTTCCCATTCTCCGTGCCGGTCTCACCAACATGAACGGCGATGTCAACTGGCATGACGTCAACCTTGCCGAgcgcatcaccaacaacggcgGCCACTTCGAGCTCC AGTAA
- a CDS encoding uncharacterized protein (antiSMASH:Cluster_1) codes for MGCHENVSIDYRCVNTSHNHSQPPPFNLSKAYRASDWANDKPRVENYLHTSDLTGATKMLRIHHDPKTQFAPDAYDWIVKMYPNPYKPAGTVYNYLAKVLTINTPDVQDYSGFEGLQLNLMVVAVAHDSPVIEVYYEICRPMENQAKREEMRKRGLAWARPLITDEAIGCSWLSITEEREFLEVRAAHKVRITGTPEGVHALFYDMLIKVRESNGMIIKMAIELSREFTKG; via the exons ATGGGTTGCCACGAGAATGTCAGCA TCGATTATCGTTGTGTCAACACCAGTCACAACCACTCCCAGCCCCCtcccttcaacctctccaaagcCTACCGCGCCTCCGACTGGGCCAACGACAAGCCCCGCGTCGAGAATTATCTCCACACCAGCGACCTGACAGGTGCGACCAAAATGCTCAGGATCCACCACGATCCCAAGACCCAGTTCGCCCCCGATGCCTACGACTGGATCGTCAAGATGTACCCCAACCCCTACAAGCCCGCCGGCACAGTCTACAACTACCTCGCTAAAGTCCTCACGATCAACACCCCCGACGTCCAGGATTACAGCGGTTTCGAGGGGCTCCAGCTGAACCTCATGGTGGTCGCCGTCGCCCATGACTCCCCCGTCATCGAGGTCTACTACGAGATCTGTCGCCCGATGGAGAATCAAGCCAAGAGGGAGGAAATGCGGAAGCGCGGGCTTGCCTGGGCCAGACCTTTGATCACCGACGAGGCGATTGGGTGTTCCTGGCTGTCGATCAccgaggagagggagtttcTCGAGGTTCGTGCCGCCCACAAAGTCAGAATCACGGGCACGCCCGAGGGGGTTCACGCCTTGTTTTACGACATGTTGATCAAGGTTCGGGAGAGCAATGGGATGATCATCAAGATGGCCATTGAGCTGTCGAGGGAGTTCACCAAGGGTTGA